From Deltaproteobacteria bacterium, the proteins below share one genomic window:
- a CDS encoding DUF362 domain-containing protein: protein MASDVWFVDFRSRSFKENATNKIKRLFDKAGLAEVLKKGDLTAVKLHFGERGNHTHIQPSFVRAVVDKIKDAGARPFLTDTGTLYTGSRKNAVDHIITATEHGFAFSVVGAPVIIADGLKGESMVDVQIPGRRFSAVKIARDIVSANSMIVLSHVKGHELAGFGGAIKNLAMGCAPAAGKKEQHSARFYVNQDKCVGCGSCEEVCPAGAAVVTDGKSEIDKCRCIGCGECVTVCPEKCIDLDWATDIPEFMERMTEYALGAITGKRGRVGFINFVMNVTPDCDCIPWSDTPIVADVGILASHDPVALDKASVDLINQKAGIAGSHLHKNLEPGADKFAGLWSYTKGDIQLNYGEEIGLGSTEYNLITL from the coding sequence ATGGCATCAGATGTATGGTTCGTGGATTTTCGCAGCAGAAGCTTCAAGGAAAACGCCACAAACAAGATCAAGCGCCTGTTCGACAAGGCAGGATTGGCGGAAGTTCTCAAAAAGGGCGATCTCACGGCGGTCAAGCTCCACTTCGGCGAGAGGGGCAACCACACCCACATTCAGCCCTCCTTTGTGCGGGCGGTCGTGGATAAGATCAAGGACGCCGGGGCAAGGCCCTTTCTCACCGACACCGGAACCCTCTACACCGGAAGCCGCAAGAACGCAGTTGACCACATAATCACGGCCACCGAGCACGGGTTCGCGTTTTCCGTGGTGGGAGCCCCCGTCATCATCGCCGACGGCTTAAAGGGCGAAAGCATGGTGGACGTGCAGATTCCGGGCAGGCGCTTTTCTGCGGTAAAAATCGCCCGGGACATTGTTTCGGCAAATTCCATGATCGTTCTCTCGCACGTCAAGGGCCACGAGCTGGCTGGCTTCGGCGGGGCCATAAAAAATCTGGCCATGGGCTGCGCTCCGGCTGCCGGAAAAAAGGAGCAGCACTCGGCCCGTTTTTACGTGAACCAGGACAAGTGCGTGGGCTGCGGAAGCTGCGAGGAGGTCTGTCCGGCAGGGGCCGCCGTGGTGACGGACGGCAAGAGCGAAATCGACAAGTGCCGCTGCATAGGCTGCGGAGAGTGCGTTACCGTGTGCCCGGAAAAGTGCATTGACCTTGACTGGGCAACCGACATCCCGGAGTTCATGGAGCGCATGACGGAATACGCCTTGGGCGCGATAACCGGAAAGCGGGGCAGGGTGGGTTTCATAAATTTCGTTATGAACGTGACCCCGGACTGCGACTGCATCCCCTGGAGCGACACCCCCATCGTGGCCGACGTTGGAATTCTGGCGTCCCACGACCCGGTGGCCCTGGACAAGGCCTCGGTGGACCTCATCAACCAGAAGGCCGGAATCGCGGGCTCGCATTTGCACAAGAACCTGGAGCCGGGCGCGGACAAGTTCGCGGGCCTTTGGAGCTACACCAAGGGCGACATCCAGTTGAACTACGGCGAGGAAATCGGCCTGGGGAGCACGGAATACAACCTCATCACCTTGTAA
- a CDS encoding DUF2804 domain-containing protein: MKSIIGPDNRVNYGVFDEPVNFNSEDFRLWNFFGKEIGGFRKRWAFHAFNYLGISFGDYFVGFAAVRLGYLNTVFAYVYQFGKGLVAQYDAKNPGNMFLDLPANPDEYAIKFKKGGSFLNLSKSHANKTLSAEANFSGKLAVSLSARYGLDVQTPLRVLNPSEPFRFTFTEKAAPILCDAISVKLNGKELVEDPSQVTILYDWSGGYLRRETNWYWAAFSGFGKNPSGAEIPVGANFAALTNEAFFSENAFWAGVGKRSRVSRVIFEFSAQEPYKPWHLWDEAGTVDLTFTPLGERSEKVNAVLLKTWFRQFFGSYSGTLTPPGGEPVKLDNVHGVSEFHRALW, from the coding sequence ATGAAAAGCATAATCGGGCCGGACAACAGGGTGAACTACGGCGTGTTCGACGAGCCGGTGAACTTCAACTCCGAAGACTTCCGGCTCTGGAATTTTTTCGGCAAGGAAATCGGCGGGTTTCGCAAACGCTGGGCCTTTCACGCCTTCAACTACCTGGGAATTTCGTTCGGCGATTACTTCGTGGGCTTCGCAGCCGTGCGCTTAGGCTACTTAAACACCGTCTTCGCCTACGTCTACCAGTTCGGCAAGGGCCTGGTGGCGCAATACGACGCCAAAAACCCCGGGAACATGTTCCTTGATTTACCGGCCAACCCCGACGAGTACGCCATAAAATTCAAGAAGGGCGGATCGTTTCTGAATCTTTCCAAGAGCCACGCAAACAAGACCCTTTCAGCGGAGGCGAATTTTTCGGGAAAGCTGGCGGTCTCCCTTTCGGCCCGCTACGGCCTTGACGTGCAGACGCCTTTGCGGGTTCTGAACCCCTCCGAGCCCTTCCGGTTCACCTTCACCGAAAAGGCCGCGCCCATCCTGTGCGACGCGATTTCCGTGAAGTTAAACGGTAAGGAGCTTGTGGAGGACCCCAGCCAGGTGACCATTCTCTACGACTGGTCGGGCGGATACTTAAGGCGTGAAACCAACTGGTACTGGGCGGCGTTTTCGGGCTTCGGAAAAAACCCCTCAGGGGCCGAAATTCCCGTGGGGGCCAATTTCGCGGCGCTGACCAACGAGGCCTTTTTCTCCGAGAACGCCTTCTGGGCGGGCGTGGGCAAGCGCAGCCGGGTAAGCCGGGTGATCTTCGAGTTCTCGGCCCAGGAGCCCTACAAGCCCTGGCATCTGTGGGACGAGGCCGGAACCGTGGATCTGACCTTCACCCCCTTGGGCGAGCGCTCGGAAAAGGTGAACGCAGTGCTTCTTAAAACCTGGTTCCGCCAGTTTTTCGGCTCCTATTCCGGCACCCTCACACCCCCCGGCGGCGAGCCGGTGAAACTCGATAATGTTCACGGAGTGTCGGAATTCCACCGGGCGCTTTGGTAA
- a CDS encoding hydroxyacylglutathione hydrolase translates to MEVVQFRYSSDNLGYLLVDGDRAVAVDGGAVRDIARYVEEKGISLVSAFHTHNHADHTAGTGRLCAETGARLMSRDQLVRAGIVMVGNSVVKVLETPGHTDDSLCFLAGSNLVSGDTLFNFTVGNCFSGDLDAFYRSVALLMALPPETVVWAGHDYVAASLTFARILTPANPHIDEMKAKYDPARVCSTIAEELLVNPYMRFNEPDMVELLEQKGLARETELERFKSVMELY, encoded by the coding sequence ATGGAAGTTGTGCAATTCAGATACAGTTCCGACAACCTTGGGTATCTGCTGGTTGACGGGGACAGGGCCGTTGCCGTGGACGGCGGCGCGGTGCGTGATATTGCCCGTTACGTTGAGGAAAAGGGCATCTCGCTGGTTTCCGCCTTCCACACCCACAATCACGCAGACCACACAGCCGGAACGGGAAGGCTCTGCGCCGAAACCGGCGCGCGGCTCATGAGCCGTGACCAGCTTGTGCGGGCCGGAATCGTTATGGTGGGAAACTCGGTGGTAAAGGTGCTGGAAACCCCAGGCCACACGGATGACAGCCTCTGCTTTCTGGCCGGGAGCAACCTCGTCTCCGGCGACACCCTGTTCAACTTCACCGTGGGCAACTGCTTTTCGGGCGACCTTGACGCCTTTTACCGCTCGGTTGCGCTCCTCATGGCCCTGCCGCCCGAAACGGTGGTCTGGGCCGGTCACGACTACGTGGCCGCGTCCCTCACCTTTGCCCGGATTCTGACTCCCGCTAATCCTCACATAGATGAAATGAAGGCGAAATACGACCCGGCCAGGGTTTGCTCAACCATTGCCGAGGAACTCCTGGTGAACCCCTACATGCGGTTCAACGAGCCCGACATGGTGGAGCTTCTGGAACAAAAGGGACTGGCCCGGGAAACCGAGCTTGAACGGTTCAAATCGGTTATGGAATTATACTGA
- a CDS encoding sel1 repeat family protein, with amino-acid sequence MKNQAHAYAQAVSQFRVWAAQGNPEAMYKLGQFYETGQAVPKNMAEAARWYRKAAGKGELSAMARLGVLHGNGYGVLKDRIEALFWFLSARKLGAGGLDKTVEKLRSLMNAEEIALAEGRAENWKPEKA; translated from the coding sequence ATGAAGAATCAGGCCCACGCATACGCACAGGCCGTGTCCCAGTTCCGGGTCTGGGCCGCGCAGGGAAACCCTGAAGCCATGTACAAACTGGGCCAGTTCTACGAAACCGGCCAAGCCGTTCCCAAAAACATGGCCGAGGCCGCCCGGTGGTACCGGAAAGCCGCCGGAAAGGGCGAGCTTTCGGCAATGGCCCGGCTCGGTGTGCTTCACGGAAACGGCTACGGCGTCTTGAAGGACCGGATCGAGGCCCTTTTCTGGTTTCTTTCGGCCCGGAAACTGGGCGCTGGAGGGCTTGACAAGACCGTGGAAAAGCTGCGCTCCCTCATGAACGCCGAAGAAATCGCCCTTGCTGAAGGTAGGGCGGAAAACTGGAAACCGGAAAAAGCCTGA
- a CDS encoding chalcone isomerase family protein: MRKILAVVVLVCFLAAPALAREVGGVTVPDSISAGGKSLVLNGSGVRKKFGVVKVYAGALYLGQKSSDADKILASDEPMALVMAWIKDGVEKADVSKAWHEGFARAMNGNTAPLKAQIETFDGCFPAVYKKKDVYKFIYEPGVGTTVEINGQKKTVIPGLAFKKALFGNYLGSTGKDGGLATLKTGLLGK, translated from the coding sequence ATGCGGAAAATTCTTGCGGTGGTGGTTCTGGTTTGTTTTCTTGCAGCCCCGGCTCTGGCCAGGGAAGTTGGCGGCGTAACGGTTCCCGATTCAATCTCGGCCGGTGGAAAATCACTGGTTCTGAACGGAAGCGGCGTGCGCAAAAAATTCGGCGTGGTGAAGGTTTACGCCGGGGCTCTTTATCTTGGCCAGAAAAGTTCCGATGCTGACAAGATCCTTGCCTCCGACGAGCCCATGGCGCTGGTCATGGCCTGGATCAAGGACGGCGTGGAAAAGGCCGATGTTTCCAAGGCCTGGCACGAGGGATTCGCACGGGCCATGAATGGCAACACCGCGCCCTTGAAGGCCCAGATCGAGACCTTCGACGGCTGCTTTCCGGCGGTCTACAAGAAAAAGGACGTGTACAAGTTCATCTACGAGCCGGGCGTCGGCACCACTGTCGAGATCAATGGCCAGAAAAAGACCGTGATTCCCGGCCTTGCCTTCAAAAAGGCCCTTTTCGGCAACTACCTTGGATCAACGGGCAAGGACGGCGGGCTGGCGACCCTCAAGACCGGCCTGCTTGGAAAGTAA
- the aspS gene encoding aspartate--tRNA ligase yields MVDALGNVRRTHHNNSLTVADAGREVVLTGWVLRRRDHGGVIFVDLRDREGITQVVFNPDRNPEVHQKAHDLRSEYVLGVRGTVSVRPEGMENPNLDTGGIEVMVNELWIFNTATTPPFMIEDTVEVSEPLRLQNRYLDLRRPRMVRNLTVRHKTSQYVRNFLNEHAFLEIETPFLTKSTPEGARDYLVPSRVNPGLFYALPQSPQLFKQILMVAGYERYYQIVRCFRDEDLRADRQPEFTQIDLEMSFIGEEDIMALTEKMIAGLFDAVLGVTVSLPFQRLTYETAMDLYGSDKPDLRFGLPLCEVTDIVEKSGFKVFAEVALRGGMVKALNAKGAGELSRKDLDDLTKFAAIYGAKGLAWVKVKEKGDWQSPIAKFFSDDEKAALATRIGMEQGDVVFFVADSKKIANDALGALRNHLAEKLSLIEDETFAFAWVTEFPLMEYDPDEKRYVALHHPFTAPMEEDLALLETDPARVRSRAYDMVLNGTEIGGGSIRIHQSPMQEKIFAALGIGHDEAEEKFGFLLAALASGAPPHGGLAFGLDRLVAILCGEKSIRDVIAFPKTQKAACLMTSAPSAVSAVQLAELSLRIKKQE; encoded by the coding sequence ATCGTGGATGCTTTAGGAAACGTTCGCAGGACGCACCACAACAACAGCCTCACCGTGGCAGACGCCGGGCGGGAAGTGGTGCTCACGGGCTGGGTTTTGCGCCGCCGGGACCACGGCGGAGTGATTTTCGTGGACCTCCGCGACCGGGAAGGCATCACCCAGGTGGTCTTCAACCCGGACCGAAACCCCGAAGTCCACCAAAAGGCTCACGATTTGCGCAGCGAATACGTTCTTGGCGTGCGCGGTACGGTCTCTGTTCGCCCCGAAGGAATGGAAAACCCGAATCTCGACACCGGCGGCATAGAAGTCATGGTGAACGAGCTTTGGATATTCAACACCGCAACCACTCCGCCCTTCATGATTGAGGACACTGTGGAGGTCTCCGAGCCCCTGCGCCTTCAGAACCGCTACCTGGACCTTCGCCGCCCCAGAATGGTTCGCAACCTTACCGTCCGGCACAAAACCTCCCAGTACGTGCGTAATTTTCTCAATGAACACGCCTTTCTGGAAATCGAGACGCCCTTTCTGACCAAGAGCACCCCCGAAGGCGCGCGCGACTACCTCGTGCCGAGCCGGGTGAATCCGGGGCTTTTTTACGCCCTTCCCCAGTCGCCCCAGCTTTTCAAACAAATTCTTATGGTTGCGGGCTACGAGCGCTATTACCAGATAGTGCGCTGCTTCCGCGACGAGGACCTCCGGGCCGACCGCCAGCCCGAATTCACCCAGATAGACCTTGAAATGTCCTTCATCGGCGAGGAGGACATCATGGCCTTAACCGAAAAAATGATCGCGGGGCTTTTCGACGCGGTGCTTGGAGTCACGGTTTCACTGCCGTTTCAAAGGCTTACATACGAGACGGCCATGGACCTTTACGGAAGCGACAAGCCTGACCTTCGCTTCGGCCTGCCCCTTTGCGAAGTAACCGACATCGTGGAAAAATCCGGCTTCAAGGTTTTCGCCGAGGTTGCCCTGCGGGGCGGCATGGTAAAAGCCCTGAACGCCAAGGGCGCGGGCGAGCTTAGCCGCAAGGATTTGGACGATCTCACCAAGTTCGCCGCCATCTACGGTGCCAAGGGCCTTGCCTGGGTGAAGGTGAAGGAAAAGGGCGATTGGCAGAGCCCCATCGCCAAGTTCTTCTCGGACGACGAAAAGGCGGCCCTTGCAACCCGCATAGGCATGGAGCAGGGTGACGTGGTGTTTTTCGTGGCGGATTCCAAAAAAATCGCCAACGACGCCCTGGGCGCCCTAAGGAACCACCTTGCCGAAAAACTCTCGCTCATCGAGGATGAAACCTTCGCGTTCGCCTGGGTGACCGAGTTTCCCCTTATGGAATACGACCCGGACGAAAAGCGGTACGTGGCCCTTCACCACCCCTTCACTGCCCCAATGGAAGAGGACCTTGCGCTTCTTGAAACCGACCCGGCGCGGGTGCGGTCGAGAGCCTACGACATGGTGCTTAACGGTACGGAAATCGGCGGCGGCTCCATAAGAATCCACCAGAGCCCCATGCAGGAAAAGATTTTCGCGGCCCTTGGGATAGGACACGACGAGGCCGAGGAAAAGTTCGGGTTCCTGCTGGCGGCCCTGGCCTCCGGTGCGCCCCCCCACGGCGGTCTCGCCTTCGGCCTGGACCGCCTCGTTGCCATCCTGTGCGGGGAAAAGTCCATAAGGGACGTTATCGCCTTCCCCAAGACCCAGAAGGCCGCCTGCCTCATGACAAGCGCCCCGTCGGCGGTTTCGGCGGTCCAGCTTGCGGAGTTGTCGCTCAGAATCAAGAAACAGGAATAA
- a CDS encoding histidine--tRNA ligase, with protein sequence MIHLIKGFRDVLPPDSSLWRRVEATAQEVFGSFGFSEIRLPIMERTELFARSIGADTDIVEKEMYTFEDRGGDLLTLRPEATAGVVRALIQHGLTSADPARKLYTTGPMFRRERPQKGRFRQFYQLNAEFFGAAGYEADVLVILALVTLLEKLDTPDVSVHINSLGCPDCRPGFKQVLKDFVAQKKADLCENCLRRHEANPLRVLDCKVPGCRDAVEGAPSIREHLCQSCRDHFAAVTGSLSELGIKYVENPRLVRGLDYYTRTTFEVQTTSLGAQNAVAGGGRYDGLVEALGGPATPAVGFAVGMDRLVELLSEKTVLPKDRLLFIACLGDEAKKLGFSWQCALNRRGIAAEIDYAGKGLKSQMKRADRLNADFVLMLGEDELKNQSALLRDMETKEQVPVPFDGIVERLAQILSNT encoded by the coding sequence ATGATTCATCTCATAAAGGGATTCAGGGACGTTCTTCCGCCGGACTCAAGCCTCTGGCGCAGGGTGGAGGCCACCGCGCAGGAGGTCTTCGGAAGTTTCGGCTTTTCCGAGATTCGGCTTCCCATAATGGAGCGCACCGAGCTTTTCGCCCGCTCCATTGGGGCTGACACCGACATCGTGGAAAAGGAGATGTACACCTTCGAGGACCGTGGCGGGGACCTCTTAACCCTCAGGCCCGAAGCAACAGCCGGAGTGGTGCGGGCGCTTATCCAGCACGGCCTGACCTCCGCCGACCCCGCGCGCAAGCTCTATACCACCGGCCCCATGTTCAGGCGCGAGAGGCCGCAAAAGGGCCGCTTCCGCCAGTTCTACCAGCTTAACGCCGAGTTTTTCGGGGCCGCCGGTTACGAGGCCGACGTTCTGGTGATTCTGGCCCTGGTCACACTCCTGGAAAAGCTCGACACCCCGGATGTCTCCGTTCACATAAATTCCCTTGGCTGCCCCGACTGCCGCCCCGGATTCAAGCAGGTCTTGAAGGATTTCGTGGCTCAGAAAAAGGCTGACCTTTGCGAAAACTGCCTTCGCCGCCACGAGGCCAACCCCTTGCGGGTGCTGGACTGCAAGGTTCCGGGATGCCGGGACGCCGTGGAAGGCGCGCCCTCCATACGCGAACACCTGTGCCAAAGCTGCCGCGACCATTTCGCGGCGGTCACCGGCTCTCTTTCGGAGCTTGGAATAAAGTACGTGGAAAACCCAAGGCTCGTGCGGGGCCTGGACTATTACACCCGCACCACCTTCGAGGTTCAGACGACGTCTTTGGGCGCTCAGAACGCCGTTGCGGGCGGCGGGCGCTACGACGGGCTCGTGGAGGCCCTTGGCGGCCCGGCGACGCCTGCGGTGGGCTTTGCCGTGGGCATGGACCGGCTGGTTGAGCTTCTGTCGGAAAAAACGGTTCTGCCCAAGGACAGGCTTCTATTCATAGCCTGCCTTGGGGATGAGGCCAAAAAGCTCGGCTTTTCCTGGCAGTGCGCCTTGAACCGTCGTGGGATTGCCGCCGAGATCGACTACGCCGGAAAGGGCCTCAAAAGCCAGATGAAGCGGGCCGACAGGCTTAACGCGGATTTCGTGCTGATGCTTGGGGAAGACGAGCTTAAAAACCAAAGCGCCCTCTTGCGCGACATGGAAACCAAGGAGCAGGTGCCTGTCCCATTCGACGGAATCGTGGAGCGCCTTGCGCAAATTCTTTCAAACACATGA